In Caldivirga sp., the genomic window TAACTATGCAGGCGTTCAAAGTAACCTGCAAAGTATGTGGAACCGAGTTTGATGTGCCAGGAGACGTGATGGATGGTGAATTAACTAGTTGCCCAACATGTGGTACAAAGTACATTGTGAAGGTTAGTAAGGATAAGCTTGAACTAGAGGAGTTTAAGGGGGATGTTGAGGATTACGGCGAATAGGTGATTTCTATTGAAGTCCATATTCTCTACGACATAGTTAGGCTGGAGGAGAAGCTGTTAATTAATGAATTGAGTAAGCGGGGATTAAGTGCCAAGCCTATTAGGGCTGAGTTCATTAACATTAATGGCGGTAGCATTAACGCGGTTGGTTTAATTAGGGTAGCTGGTAGGAGTAAGGTTTTACCATTATCCTTCACTTACCAGGAACTGGGGCTTGGGTCAATTAACCCATTTAACAGCCTATACATTACCCACGACAAATTCCTCACACTAGTTAAGCTAATTAAGGCTGGTATACCAACACCAAAGTCAACGCTACTGCTGGATCATGGGGAGGAAGCGTTGAGTGCCCTTGGATCACCATTAATAATAAAGCCGACTGACGGTTCATGGGGTAGGTTGGTTGCCTTGGTTAATACGATTAGGGAAGCTAACTTAGTCATGAGGAGTTACGATGATGGTGTATTACTGGGCCAGGAGTACGTTAAGAAGCCTAAGCGAGATATTAGGGTTACTGTGGTTGGGGAGAGGGCTGTTGCAGCAATCTATAGGTATAGTGATGATTGGAGAACCAACACTGCTAGGGGTGGTTCAGCAGCCCCTGTTAAGATTGACCCGGAGCTTGAGGACATTTCAGTTAAGGCAAGCGTAGCCACAGGTTCAGTGTACTCAGGTGTGGATATTGTTGAATCTGAGAGGGGTTACCTCGTTCTTGAGGTTAACGGGGTA contains:
- a CDS encoding alpha-aminoadipate/glutamate carrier protein LysW, with the translated sequence MQAFKVTCKVCGTEFDVPGDVMDGELTSCPTCGTKYIVKVSKDKLELEEFKGDVEDYGE
- the lysX gene encoding lysine biosynthesis protein LysX, which encodes MISIEVHILYDIVRLEEKLLINELSKRGLSAKPIRAEFININGGSINAVGLIRVAGRSKVLPLSFTYQELGLGSINPFNSLYITHDKFLTLVKLIKAGIPTPKSTLLLDHGEEALSALGSPLIIKPTDGSWGRLVALVNTIREANLVMRSYDDGVLLGQEYVKKPKRDIRVTVVGERAVAAIYRYSDDWRTNTARGGSAAPVKIDPELEDISVKASVATGSVYSGVDIVESERGYLVLEVNGVPEFKNVQRVTGVNVAGEIAEEVARLIIS